The sequence below is a genomic window from Uranotaenia lowii strain MFRU-FL chromosome 2, ASM2978415v1, whole genome shotgun sequence.
CCAGCGGGGCAGAGAGGAGCCGATGGAGAAGGAGCTGGAGGTGGTGGAGGTGGTGGCAAAATTGGTGGTGCTGGAGTTGGAGCAGGTGTTGGGGCAGGTGTTGGAGCTGGTGTTGGTGCGGGGGTTTCTGGTGCTGGGGTTGGTGGTGCAGGAGTTGGAGGTTCAGGAGTTGGTGCCGGGGGCTGAGGAACAGGTACTGTAGGTTGCGTAGGGGCAGGTGTTGGTGCAGTAGGTACGGGAGCAGGTGTGGGACCTGGCGTAGGAGCTGTCGGTACATTCGGAGGTTCAGTTGGAACGGTGGGTGCGGGAGGAACTGCAGTTGGTGCTGTTGGGATAATAACATCTCCATCGCCATCTCCACCTTCGTCAACCGGGGGAGCTTCTGGTTCTTCAACTGGAGGATCTACAGGAGTTTCTACAGGAGGATCTACAGGAGGATCTACAGGAGGGTCCACTGGAGTCTCAGGTTGCCCTGGTGGACCAGCCGTTGGTGGCATTGGTACATCTACAATGCAGATAGCAAGTTCCGCTCTTTGGCAGTTGCTACCAATCACGTCGAAGACAAGACCCGGCCCACAGTTCATTAAATGGGCAGTTTCACCCATGCAAAGATAAAACGCTGCGCAATCTTCTGGGTGTGGAATTTGCTTGACACCGGTGTTACCTTGGCATGGAAGCGTTGTGGGTACAGGTGCAACTGAAACCGCGCATATAGCATTTTTTTCTGCAACACATTTCTTAGATGCCGAATCGAATTTCTCGCCAGTTTTGCAAGTAAGACTGTATTCTTTGTCATTCATACACATAATATATTTGCTGCAATCGGTTTGGTCTGGCAGATAACTAAGGCCGGTATTTCCTgaacaaacttttatttttggtgtaACATCGCGAACACAAACAGAATCAGCCGGGGCGTTACATTTAGATGTGATCGTATCAAATATCAAACCCTCTTTACATGCTACGTTATAAGACTGTTCATTCATACACATGAAGTATCGCTTACAATCATCTGAATCGGGAACATAGCTGATACCTTTATTGCCGTTACATTTGGCACTGGTTTTCGGAAGTTTAGTGTCGTAGGCTAAGGAAAGGAAACTCGATTTGGAGCGCTTGAGGAGGAAATCGAAAGGAAAAGGATTATTGATCAGGATTATATAATATGATTCGCAAAGGGTGAGGATGAGGTATCTTACAAAAATGGAAATGTCGCTTCAGCTCTTATATACAAGCTCATTTATTATTGAACTTTACCAGGGATGCGGGGCAATGGGCGAGGTCAGGCAAATCACAAACGTTCGACGAAGGGTTGAATCCGGTGTTTGGAGGACACCTATTCTCCAATGGCACTCCATTCAAACATATGAAGTAGATTTGGCAATCCGTTGGATGCGGTAAGAACGTTGGATGCGCGGGATCATCAACTGCTGGGCATTCAACGGCAACACAACCTACAACACTTGCCAAGTTGCATTGTCCCGTTGCAGGATCGAACTGGAATCCATTTTGGCATTGCTGAGGAATCTGATTTCCGTTGAAACATAGAATGAATCTATCACAAGATCCCTTCACCGGTATGCGATCGATTCCTTCCGCTGGACAACTAACACATTCCGCAGGATTTCCAGCATCACACATCTGTGTATCGAATCGGAAAATTGGATACTGTGTTGGACATTGGAACGGGAAAGCTTCCTGGTTGACACACGTATAGTACATAGTGCAATCCGTTTCATGAGCGACAAATCCTTCATTCCTTCCGGCACATGGATTAGCATGCACTTGACTCATCCATACCAGGATGAATGTAAATGGAACAAGTTCTGTAATGATAATTGAACGTTACTTTTATCCATAAGCAATGCACTTTTTTTTGGGAAACTCACTTTTCATCACTGTTTCTATTATTGTTCGTTTATCAGcacaattttttcgaactaaTGCTCTTCCAAATTTGATAACGTTCGCACTTCTTCAGTTATATTCACAGAATAACTGGTTTCGGCGGAAGTTACAATTTATAAAGAAATTTTGAGACCGTGATATCGTGAGGTTTGTTCCACTGACAGTTTCGGATGAAAACATCCCGATAAGCTAAATTTTTATCAGTGACTGGATTCATTCATCGACTGCCAGTGCAGCACGATAACATATTTTATCAGAAGATTCATTACGCTACTGTCATGATCCGCGACTTCCCGTGGGTCACATTGATAAGATTTTAGCCAGTCAATATATCGGAACTTTAGGCAGAGAAGGATTCAATTGTGTCGgaggaaataaataataagaatGCCTTCATTTCTCAGATGAATCATACAAGCGGCATTTTCAAATACCGTCAAGGAAGTctgcatttctttttcttcttcatgtTTACTTCTGTAGGTCTTTAATTTTGCTTAAAACTCATTTACCGTAAACTGgcgcatcatgcaacacttttcaacttcaatggctactaaaaaataaatttccacagataatcaatcataaaacttgtacatcaaaagttttaagattgaCGGATCATCAAATAGacgaaatctgaaaaattattggttttaccaattatttttaaatccacaaaaacatgcgattttcaccctactaggaaaaaggggtaagtttccaaaaactttgtttttaataaaaaaaaacaaaacaaaacgtttgaaaattcaaagttttttatatatttgtgatgtcaaaacgcttaaagcaccaattgcagtaattttccATTTCGTTCgaataaaatttcacattttttctgtcaaaaatgtttttaaagaaaaatcataagggtgctgcatacatatcagggtaaaaaaatatgataaaaagttctactagctgaaatcataaaaataaatatttagatagatgaaattttgaaattgaccaACGCTCGATGCATAACAATCATATTCCaacatatggaaacgagattcaaATGGTGAATCACTTATTTGTATTGGCATGCATTTAAagccagactggtaactgaattataaaaatattaatttaaaaaatttgtatatCGTACGAAAACTacttttacaccaacagtgtatcacggtgtctctggaagaaaactttatttttcgaaaattagcatcgctaatttttgtaCCATTCGAAAGCGGGGAccttcccctttcatttgagcccaaatttgaaatattccacCGAGGGGTctagaatattttatttttttgaagattttataaccttttaaacggtttttcaaagacaaaatcatactaatcactgtgaaaacgctcgtcttacctttgacgtaaatccaacatcatatgtcaaAAGTATGATTCAATAGGAAATTTctctggctacaattttgtagaagacgtcaaaatgatacaaattgagagaaaagagttggaatgtcacaaacagagtgattattatttcatttgaaaaatctaattaaacttctcaccactgattgtactaagaccagaaaaagtattctacgagcttagttactgattgtagagtgtaaaacggtttatttacattagttcaaaacggtttatttacattagaaaatcaatattttgcataaaattgaTCTGGATTATTTGAAGTGATGAGCATTTGTAgagttttattttggaaaaaaagtctCCCgcctttcttgaaaatttagttatttatattttgagcttAGTAAGTTTGAATACTTTATGAACAAACATTTGGGACTACTCTTACATTCaagctcaaattttaaatatctcatctggatttcaaaatcaaacatcttTGTTGAAAACCTTTCATCCTATTTGATGATTTCTgaaggttttcatacttttcagttttgattGATTGTAAAACTTTACCATCACAATCACAAgcatggtaaagtgtcatatataaaatttttaaaaaaattcaacctaTTGTTTATGCTTGATAGCATAAATTAGTGTTTTTGGAAGCACttgtttatgtaaaaatgtggtcgaatttaagttttcaagctaaaattctagattcttcgtttttctcaaaagtacaCGAACTGAACCTAATGtctttcttggttttttttttttgataaaaaggttaaagaagattacaaaatctcaacatcaactttgtttccAACAATTTTAAGAGAATGATTTGATGTAATACTattatctgaaaatattctctcaattTACTTTAAGTTGTCAGATCTGAagtcttcagatttttttgcgaattttttatatcattttctgaaaattttgcatatgttcaaattgttgatttttgttcaaatttcctagaaaaaataaaaaaaaaagatgggtTTGTATCTGATAATAAGAAACACTGCAAACATTTGCCTGTGGATTCCTGCATTTTTGGCTTTACGCTGGAAAGTTATTTTCTTACttctttgaaaacaaaatataacatcGTGTTATGAACAGTATTTAAAACAGTGACGGCTACCAATgcctaaaataatttttctacatatatTTGCCCACATTAAgcacttattttgaaaaagtgccTAACATTGCTTAAAGTATGAAATGAGTTACCAAATTTGCAAGTCAAGCAGGTGACATCTTTTTTTATATGGCCGGagcaaatttggaatttatcTTTTGTCATTAGGAGGACATCATCACGAGGAAGGAGGGGGggggtt
It includes:
- the LOC129742660 gene encoding uncharacterized protein LOC129742660, producing MKKLVPFTFILVWMSQVHANPCAGRNEGFVAHETDCTMYYTCVNQEAFPFQCPTQYPIFRFDTQMCDAGNPAECVSCPAEGIDRIPVKGSCDRFILCFNGNQIPQQCQNGFQFDPATGQCNLASVVGCVAVECPAVDDPAHPTFLPHPTDCQIYFICLNGVPLENRCPPNTGFNPSSNVCDLPDLAHCPASLRSKSSFLSLAYDTKLPKTSAKCNGNKGISYVPDSDDCKRYFMCMNEQSYNVACKEGLIFDTITSKCNAPADSVCVRDVTPKIKVCSGNTGLSYLPDQTDCSKYIMCMNDKEYSLTCKTGEKFDSASKKCVAEKNAICAVSVAPVPTTLPCQGNTGVKQIPHPEDCAAFYLCMGETAHLMNCGPGLVFDVIGSNCQRAELAICIVDVPMPPTAGPPGQPETPVDPPVDPPVDPPVETPVDPPVEEPEAPPVDEGGDGDGDVIIPTAPTAVPPAPTVPTEPPNVPTAPTPGPTPAPVPTAPTPAPTQPTVPVPQPPAPTPEPPTPAPPTPAPETPAPTPAPTPAPTPAPTPAPPILPPPPPPPAPSPSAPLCPAGQVFYAPHPDCTRFYRCVFGTLFEQTCPPNQHWNQAREYCDHIWNVNCVRYKSLCSYSSSTRIAKQAKPTSTLSGKMMLKLTSFLVIVLIDLSICSPCPETGTAIVAAENCNEFYFCSDGFGQLLTCDDGEFFNPDAGLCDPDYQCPDDTTTAAPGTTTTTTTTTTQRPTTTPIPPPPESGFLPIVFPDEDCPEHGAAYRIHGSDCSLYYYCRDGIDRLQQCPFLHLFNFMTGQCLFYVDAVCFPNTRA